TTCGCCAAGGCGGTCGAAACCGGCACGAACTTCAATCAGCTCCACATCGTCGGCGGTCACGACCCGCGTCAGCTTTCGCTCGATTACTGGCTGCCACTGATGCGCCGGTTTAAAACGGCGCTGCCGCACGTTCAACTTTCGCTCTTTACCGCAGCCGAGATCGAGTACATGGCCAAACGCCATCGGCTCTCGTTTCCGGCGCTGATCGCGTCATTGAAGGAAGCCGGACTCGACAACGTCAACGGCGGGGCCGCCGAAATCTTCGGTGAGGAAACGCGCGCAAAAATCTGCCCGCATAAGGTTTCCACCGATAATTGGCTAGCGATTCACGAAGAACTTCATCGCCAGGGAATTGCCAGCAATGCGACCATGCTCTACGGTCACATCGAGTCGATCGAGGACCGAGTCGATCATTTGATCAGGCTGCGCGAATCGCAGGAGCGGTCGCCGGGATACAACGCGTTCATTCCTCTCGCCTTTCATCCCGACGGCAACGAGCTTTCGTACTGTGGCTGGACGACCGGGCTCGACGACATCAGGACGTTCGCGGTCGCGCGGTTGATGCTGAACAATTTCGACCATATCAAGGCCTATTGGATGATCCAAGGCCTGAAGGTTTGCCAGGTGGCGCTGCATTTCGGCGCCGACGACATGGACGGCACCCACGGCTCGACCGACGAAGAGATGATTTACCACTCCGCCGGAACGAGCTCGGGCCAATATGTGGACGATCGCGAGTTTCGCCGTTTGATCGAAGAAGCGGGCTACGTTCCCGTGCGCCGAAACTCGACGTACGACGAATTTCCGTGCGATTGGATTCCGCCAGCCGTTTCGCCGGAACGCGAGCTGGCTTCCGCCACCGTGTCATCCTGAGCCTGTCGAAGGAAATGTCATCCTGAGCCTGTCGAAGGATAGCACGCCAATGACGTTGCGCTGCGGTCGGATACGGTACACCAACGACCTGCCGGTCTATGCGGCCTTTGACCGCGGTGCAATCGAGTACCCCGGCAGTCTGCACGCCGACACGCCCGCACGTCTGAACGCGATGTTGCTTGCGGGCGAGCTCGATCTCAGCCCGATCAGCGCTTTTACATGGGCGGCAAATGCAAGCGACCTCGTCCTGCTGCCCGATCTCTGCATCGGCGCGCGCGACGAGGTCATCTCGGTCGTGCTGGTTTCTTCGGTTCCTCCATCATCATTGCATGCGACCCCGATTTTCGTGAGCGAAGAATCCGCCAGCGGTCGAAACCTGTTGCGCGTGATTCTCGAACGGCGATATGGAATCTACCCCACGTATATCGATGAAGCGCAGCCGGTCGATCGCGCGTTGCGCGGCGATCCCACGTTGCTCATCGGTGATTCGGCGATCGACGCGATCGAACGTTTCCCCGCAGAACGTATTTACGATTTAGGAAAGCTGTGGCACGACTGGACCGGCCTACAGACGGTCTTCGCGGTATGGGCGGCCCGGCGCGACGTTTATCTGCGCGATTACTCGGCGGTGCGCGATTGCATGCGCGCGCTGACCGACGCTTACACCTGGTCGCGATCGCATTCCGAAGACGTAATTGCTTTGGCACAGCGCACGATCGCGCGGCCACGCGGTTTTTACGAGCGTTACTACGGCAAGTTGAACTTTACGCTTCACACGGCCGCGCAGGACGGATTAGAGGCCTACTGCCGCGAGCTGCTCGCCATTGGCGCGATCGACGTGCTGCCGTCTTTTCCCGAGGTCGTCGGTGCCGTCGCTAACTAGTCTGCTCGACCGCGCCGCGACCGGCGGGCGGCTGTCGTTCGAAGAGGGCGTCCGGCTCTACAACGACGCCGATCTTCACGAGCTCGGCGCTGCCGCGCACGCGCGGCGCATGGCGATGCACTCACCGGAGATCGTGACCTATGTGATCGATACGACGATCAACTATACTAATGTTTGCAACGTGCATTGCAGTTTCTGCGCCTTCTTTCGACCCGAGCATCACAAGGAAGGCTACACGATGCCGCACGATCGGGTGCTCGATCGCGTGAAGCACGCGGTCGATCAAGGCGCGACTCAAATCATGATTCAAGGAGGCGTCAATCCGGAGCTTGGCATCGATTGGTTCGAAACGCTCTTCCAGCGCGTGCGCGCGGAATATCCGCAAGCCGATCTGCACTCGTTGTCCGTTTCCGAAATCGTTGGTTTGGCCCATATCGAGGAAATCTCAACGCGCGAGGTACTCGAGCGGCTCAAAGCGGCGGGCATGAAGTCGCTTCCCGGAGCGGGCGCCGAGATTTTGGTCGAACGCGTTCGTAAACGTATTTCGGCGCGCAAAGTCAAGCCGCACGAGTGGCTTGGAGTCATGCGCGAGGCACAACTGCTCGGAATGCCGACGACCGCCACGATGATGTTCGGCTCGATCGAAACGCCAGCCGAGCGTATCGAACATTTGCACGTCCTGCGCGAACTGCAAGACGAGACCGGCGGCTTCACCGCATTCATTCCGTGGTACTACGTGCCGTTCAAAACGCCGCTGCGCGGCAAAGAGTCGACCGGCTTGGAGTATCTGCGCGTGCTCGCCATTTCGCGGCTCTACCTCGACAACTTCGCGCATTTGCAAGCGTCGTGGCTAACACCGGGTCTAAAGATGGGCCAGCTCGCGCTCTTTTACGGCTGCGACGATATGGGCGGGACGATCATCGAAGAGCAAGTCGTGCACGACGCCGGCAGCACGAACGAAGCGACGCGCCGCGATATCGAGAATATCATCGTCGACGCCGGATTCCAGCCCGTCGTGCGAGACACGTACTGGAACCTGCGCCCGGAGATGGCCCTAGCCTAAAACGCATCCTGCCATCGTGGCATCGAGTCATTGTGGCATCGTGTCATTGTGTCATGCTGAGCTTGTCGAAGCATGGTGGCGCATCGATTGTGTCATGCTGAGCTTGTCGAAGCATGGTGCGCATCCATTGTGTCATGCTGAGCTTGTCGAAGCATGATTCGAGGATCCTTCGACAAGCTCAGGATGACAATGGCGGGGCATCCTTCGACAGGCTCAGGATGACAAAGCATCGCACCTGCACGCTTGTGTCATTGTGTCATGCTGAGCTTGTCGAAGCATGATTCGAGGATCCTTCGACAGGCTCAGGATGACAATGGCGGGTCATCCTTCGACAGGCTCTGGATGACAAAGACGGGTCATCCTTCGACAGGCTCAGGATGACAATGGTGCGTCATCCTTCGACAGGCTAGGATGACACAACGACAAGCTCAGGATGACAGAACGACAGGCTCAGGATGACAAGGCGCGGATTGTTGCGGCGCCTAAAATTTCGTCGCTGTCGGCGTCGAGTAGCGCGACGAGCTGGCCCGGCGTGATTGCGCGCTGCGGCGTTTCGAAGCGCAACCGTAGCGAGCCGTCGTCCAAAATCGTCGCGAATGCCGGTGCCGGAGCCGAGCGATAGCGGATCATCGCGCGCAGTGGAATTTCTCGCCCAATGAATTGTTCGGGGCGAATCAAATTGACTTCGCCGGCTTCGAGCTCGTTGGAAAGCAGCTCGTCCTCGTGCCCGATGACGATCGTATTGTTCGCTGCGTTGATGCGCGTGACGTACCGCGCGCCGTCGCGTGCCGCCGGCAGCCGCGCGCGCTGGCCGACGGTGTAGTTGGCAATGCCGGAATGCTCGCCGACCAGCTCGCCCCCGGTCGTAACGATCTCACCGGTAACGGCGACCTCAGGTCGCATTCGCGAGAGAACCGTGCGATAGTCGCCGCCCTCGACAAAACAGATGTCTTGCGATTCGGTCTTGTCATGCACCGGCAAACCCAATCGGCGCGCATGGGCGCGCGTCGTAGCCTTGTCGAACTCGCCGAGTGGAAGCAAGAGCCGCTCGAGCTGCACCGGCGCGAGCTGCGCGAGCGCATAAGCTTGATCTTTGGCGTATTCATTTCGGAAGAGATGCGGCCCGTCGCGGCGCCGATCGATGCGCGCGTAGTGGCCGGTGGCGACATAACGCGCGCCAAGCCGATCGGCGTACTGCACGAGACTCCCCAGCTTGACGAAGTTGTTACACGACACGCAAGGATTTGGAGTACGGCCGCCAGCGTAATCGTTGGCGAAACGCTCGATGACGGTTCGACGAAAGACTTCTTCGAAATCGAGAACGTAGTGCGCAATGCCCAACACCGCGGCGCTGCGCCGCGCGTCGTCGAAGTCGTCGACTCCGCAGCAGCTCTTCGCGTGTGCCGGCCGCGATGGCGCGTACATCTTCATTGTAATTCCGACGACGTCGTAGCCGTTTTCCGCTAAGAGGCCCGCGGCAACGGCCGAGTCAACGCCGCCGCTCATCGCTGCAATTACGCGCTCTTTTGCCATATAACGTGGACAGGATAACACTAGGGCGGGGCAAACTCAAAGGCTAAATGCCAGGAGCGTCCGAAGCGCTGGGTGAGCGGCTTCGCGCGGCACGCGAGGCCCGTGGACTTTCACTCTCCGATGTCGCCGAGCAGATACGCATTCGCTCCCTCTACCTCGCGGCGATCGAAGAGGAGAACTGGAACACGGTCGGCGCGCCCGTCTACGTCCGCGGCTTCCTGCGCACGTACGCGCGCTTTTTGGGCATGGATCCCGAAGAGGCGGTTGCCGCGTTCAATCGCAATCAGCCGGCATACGGGTCGCCGCAAGCCGGTCCGGGGCGCCAGGGGGCCGAACCGGAAGGATCGTTACGGCGCAACTCTCTGCTGATTTGGATCGCCGGAGTAGTCGCCGTGCTCCTGATCGCCTTTGTCGTCTATAACGAGGTGACGCTGCGCCGGGCGCCGGTTGCCGCCAACGTGGCAGCGTCGCCGGTCGCGACCACGTCCCCGAGCGTGGCCGCCGCGACGCCGCTTCCCTCTCCGACCGCCGGGGCGCGCCCGTCAGGACCGGCCGGCGGCGCGAACTCGCTTGCACTGGTTCTCTTGGCGCCGTCCTGGCTCAGGGTCACCGTTGACGGAAGTGTTAGCATGGAGGGTACGTTTCCGGCGGGAACCGCGAAGACGTTCCACGGAAAGAACGCGCTGGTGCGCATCGGCAATGCCGGCGGCGTCGAAATATACGTCGATGGCAAGGACGTCGGGAAGCTTGGAAAACCGGGCGACGTCGTCGAGCACACCTTCACGCTTTGAGAGGAGTATCGTAAAGATCCGTGGCGAGCGAATCCTCGTTCGACGTCGTTTCGCGCGTCGACGCGCAAGAACTCGACAACGCATTAAACCAAACGCGCAAAGAGATCGAAAATCGCTTCGATTTCAAACATAGCAAGACCCAGATCGATTTCGACGGTAAGAAGATCACGCTGATCTCCGACGACGAGCTGAAAATGCGCAACGTCGTCGACGTGCTGCAAAGCAAAGCCGTGCGGCGCGGTATCGATATCAAAGCCTTCGAGTTCGGTGCGCTCGAACCGGCCGCGGGCAGCACGGTCCGCCAAGTCGTCACGTTACGTAGCGGCATTCCAAAGGAGCAGAGCCGAGCTCTGCTCGCCCACATCAAGTCGTTGAAGCTCAAGGTGACGGCCCAATATCAAGACGAGCAAGTTCGCGTTGCCGCCAAGAGCAAGGACGATTTGCAGAAAGTTATCACGGCGCTACGGTCGATGGAGTTCGAGCTCCCGCTGCAGTTTGTCAACTACCGGTAAACGAGGCGTCGTGCGAAGCGTTGCGTTTGTGAGTCTGGGCTGTGCGAAGAATTTGGTCGATACGGAAGTGATGATCGCCAAGCTGGGCGCGGCCGGTTGGCATTTGGAATCGCAAGCGAACCGCGCCGATACCGTGGTGATCAATACATGCGCCTTCATCGATCCGGCGAAGGAAGAGTCTACGCACGTGATTTTGGAGCACGCGGCGCAGAAGCGGCCCAATCAGCAGCTCATCGTGGCGGGATGTTTGGCGCAGCGGTACGGCGCGCAGCTGCAAAGTCTGGTTCCCGAGATCGACGGGGTCGTCGGTACCGGCGCGTATGCCGGCATCGTCGAGCTGCTCGACGACGTCGAGGCCGGGCGCCGGCCGGTGCGTCTGGAGATGCAGCCCGAACCGGAGCACGAATTTTTGCCTCGGCTGGTGACGACGCCGCGCGCGACGGCGTACCTCAAGATTGCCGAAGGCTGCGATCACCCCTGTACGTTTTGCATCATTCCCGCCTTGCGCGGCCGGTTTCGCAGCCGCAGCGCCGAGTCGATCTGTGCCGAAGCGCGCGCACTCGTCGCCGGCGGCGCAAAAGAGCTCATCCTTATCGCGCAGGATACGTCGATGTGGGGACGCGACCGCGGCATACGCCGCGCGGGGCTCGCGCAGTTATTGGAACGCCTGCACGACATTGATGGCCTCGAGTGGATTCGGCTTCTCTATCTCTATCCCGCAACGGTCGATCGCGAGCTCATCGACGCAATCGCCGGCCTTCCGAAGGTCTGCAAGTATATGGACATGCCGCTGCAGCACGCGCATCCCGAGGTGCTTCGCGCAATGCGCCGCCCGAGCAACGGCGAGCGGTATCTGGAAATCATCGAAGAGTTTCGTGCGCGCGTACCACAGATCACGATGCGCTCGACGTTCATCGTCGGATTCCCAGGCGAGCGCGAAGAGCACGTGGAGTACCTCGAAGCGTGGATCGAGCGCGCGCAGCTCGACCGGGTCGGCTTTTTCGAATACAGCGCCGAGGAAGGCACGCCGGCGGCCGAGCTCGCAGGCCGCACCGGCCTTCGCCGCCGCCGCGAACGATTGATTCGCTTGAGAGAAGCGCAGCGGCACGCTTCGGAACACGCGCGAAACAAGCGTTGCGGCAGCCCCGTGCGCGTGCTGGTGGAAGAGTCGCGACGTTTGCGCGAACGCGATGCGTTGCAGCGAGAGCTCGGTGCCGCGCGGGCGTGGTACGGGCGTTCGCAAGGCGAGGCGCCCGGCGTCGACGGGGGCGTTTATTTTACCGGCGATGCCGAGATCGGCGAATTTGCCGACGTACGTCTCGACGGTTCCAACGCGATCGATTTCTTCGGGCGCAGCCTCTGCGCGCAGCCTGCGGCCGTATGATCGTTCGGCGCATCGCCCAGGTCGTCGGGCTCATCGTTCTGGCCGTCGGTTCGGCAATGGCCGGGTACGCGATCATCGAGCACCGCAATCCCGTGACGGCGTTCTCGCAGATCTTCGTCCCGGCGCCGCAACAGGTGTTCGGTAAGCCGAACTTGCTCGTGCTCGTCGAAGGGTTGGATTACGACTACACGCCCAGCGACGAAGAGTATTCGACGAACTCGCGCAGCGACGTGATCTGGGCCGTCAACCTCGACTTCGCCAACAAGCGCGTGGACCAGCTTTCAATTCCGCGCGATATGGTCGCGACACTGCCGAACGGCACGCAGGCGAAGATCAACCAAGCCCAGTCCGACGGCGGCGTGAACGAGGCGAAGAAGGTTATCGCGCAATGGTTGGGGATTCCGGAGTTCGACCGCTACATCGTCTTACGCATCGATGCTACCAAGGCTTTCATCGGTGCGGTCGGCGGGGTGAACGTGGATGTGAAGTCCTCCGACTGCCTACGCTATCATACCGGCTGCAGCGGCGATTCGCTCAACTATGACGACACCTGGGGGCATCTGCACATTCATTTAAAGGAAGGCATGCAGCATCTCAACGGCGAGCAGGCGGTCGCGTACATGCGCTTCCGGCACGACTGGTGCAGCGACCCCTGCCGTATCATGCGTCAACAGCAAGTGCTTCATGCCCTCATCGATAAGCTCAAAGGCGATCGTTTTAACACATTGATCCATCTGGGCGATTTGCTCAACGTCTTTCGCAAGTACGTGCAGACCGATTTTTCCAATTCGGAGCTCATTTCGATCGCGAGCTACTACCAAGGCATTCCGAACTCCGCGATCGTCAGCAATCAGGTGCCATACACCAGCGACATCGATCTGCCCGGCTATGGCGACTCGCTAGTTCCGGATACCACAGCGCGCGCGCATTTGGTCGCGACGATGCTCGTCGAGCCGCCCGTGCCGATACCATCGCCCGACGCGCTCGCGCTTGCCGCGATTCCGGCTGCGACCTTGCGCGTTGATGTCGAGAACGGCAGCGGCGTTACCGGCGCAGCCGCTCGCATGGCTGCGACCTTGCGCCAGCGCGGCTTCACGATCGGCGCGGTCGGCGATGCGGAACGATCCGACTATGCGAGCACCGAGATCCACGAGCACTCAAACGTCACGTTTGCCGGCGCGAAAGTGCGACAGGCGCTGCCAGGCGCGCTGCGCAACGCGCCGGTGATCGGCGATTCTGCCGCGACCGCGTCGCCGGCGTCGACCGCAACGGTGACGAGCGACGTAACGGTGATCGTCGGCAGCGATTTTGCAAAGAGTTCGTAGCGTGAAGGGACTCTCCGTCATTGTCTTGGCAGCTGCGGTGATTTACGGCGGCTGGCGTCTGATCGTCCACAAGAGCAACGTGCCGCCCGCGCTCGTTACGCCGGCGTCGAACGTGCATCTCGAGTTTTCCGGCGACGTCGGTTCGCGTCTCTACCGAATGTCGCACGACCTACGCTCCGCTGACCGCTCGCGGCGTCCGCGGCTGATCGCACTGACGTTCGACGACGGTCCATATCCGATCTACACGCCGATGCTGCTCGACGTTCTGCGCGATCTGCACGTTCCGGCGACGTTCTTTCTCATCGGCAAAGATGCAGAGCAATGGCCCGAGATTACGCAGCGCATCGAGGCCGACGGGAACGAGATTGCCGATCACACGTATACGCATCCCAATCTCGATCAAGAATCGGCCGAGGCCGTCCGCAAAGAGATCGTCGAGGGAGGCGATACGCTGTGGGCGCTCACGCACGACCCGGCCGCACGAACGTTCATGCGACCCCCGCACGGCCGCTACACCGAGCAGACGCTGCAGATCGCGCAAGCCCTCGGCTATTCCGTCGTGCTCTGGACCGACGACAGTGGCGATTGGCGAACGTTGACAGTACCCCAGCTCCAGCGGCATTTGCTCGCACACGCTACTGCACCTGAGATCGTCTTGCTCCACAGCGGTAAGCTGGCGACGATCCAAGCATTGCCGTACGTCGTCGCGCGCTTCAGAGCGGCGGGCTACCGTTTCGTCACGGTTGGCGAGCTGCTCAAGCTCGTGCAGACCGACGAGCTCAACCATCCGCTTCGGCACGCTGTTTAGAGGTTTGTTAGAAAAATGCCGCGACAGATCATCGACACGGAATCGAGCCGCCCGGCCTACGTTCGCCGGCGCGCGCGCCGGATGGTAATTTCATTGCTCGTCTTCGCGCTGCTCGTAGCCGCCATCTGGTTCCTTGCTCATCGCGCCATCGGCCAGGAAATTGGGTCGAGTGCGGGAACCGCATCGCTGTGCCTGTTTATAGAAAAAGAGGTCCCGTGCGCGCGTTGAGCTTTCTTGCGCTGGTCATGACCGGCGCGATCGTTGCATGCAGCAATTTGGGGCAAACGTCGGGTGTTAACGTTGGGCCGAACTTCCCTTCGAAAACGCTCTACGCTACCAATAGCAATCAGAACGCCATCAGCATCTACTCCAACGGTACGAAGAGTGGTGGAGGCCCCGCCTACCAGATCGGCGGGTCGACCACGTCGCTCAACGGGCCACAGTATCTGGCCTTCGACCGGGGCCAGAATCTTTGGGTGACCAACTATAATCCGAGCACCAATAAAGCAGCGCTGCTTGAGTTCGAAGCACTTGCGACGGGCGACGTTGTGCCGCTCAGCGTCTCGGCGCTTCCCGGACGACCGCGCGGCATCGCCTTCACTCCGAAAGGGCCGACGCCCGCGCCGTCGAGCTCGGCAAGCCCAGTGCCGCGAATCATGGTGATCGCCGACAACGATCCCACGACGACCTACCCCAACGAAATCTTGCTCTACGCCTTCGGCTCGACGTCGCCATACCAATCCATCGCCGGACCTAGACCGGACCTTCATCTGCCCGGCGGAGTCGCGATTGACGGACAAGGGCACATTTACGTCGCCAACATTCAAGGTAAGTCGGTCTCGCAGTTCTTGTTGCCGACGCCCTCGCCGACGCCCAAACCGACGGCAACGCCATCGTCGACGCCTTCGCCCTCACCTTCGCCCAGCTCAAGTGCGTCGCCGAGCCCCACGCCTTCGCCGACGCCGACGCCGGTCAATATCAGGCCGCGCTTCAGCATCGGCGCAAAGAACGGTGTCATCACTCCGTTCGGCGTTGCCCTCGATCCGCAAGGCAACATTTACATCGCCGATCAGGGCAAGCCCAATGCCGGCTGTGGATCGAGCGAAGGTCCGGCGATTCTGGTCTTCCCGCCGTATAACAAAAAGATTCCGTATACCAAGCCGATTCGCAAGATCCACGGCTGCAACACGCATTTGATCGCCCCGACCGACGTGAAAGTGAACTCCGACGGCGTCACCTTCGTAGCGGATACCACCAAGAGCGGCGCAGGCATCATTCTCATCTTTGCCGCCGGGGCAAACGGCAATGCAACGTCAACCTCGTACACGTCGCCGGGCGCGGTAACCGGAATCGGGATCGTGCCGTAGCGACCCATGGCGTTTCTCAAGTCCATCATTGACGGCAACGAGCGCGAAGTCGCTCGTCTGCGCCGGACCGCGAAGGCGGTAAACGAGTTCGAGCCGCAGCTCACCGCACTCTCCGACGCGGAGCTGCAAGCCAAAACCCCGGAGTTCAAGAGCCGCATCGAGCAAGGCGAAGCGCTCGATGCGATGTTGCCCGAGATTTTCGCGGTCGTGCGCGAGGCCGGAAAACGAACGATCGGCATGCGCCACTTCGACGTGCAAATCATGGGTGGTCAAGTGCTATACGAAGGGCGTATCGCCGAGATGAAGACGGGCGAAGGCAAAACGCTCGTCGCCACCTTGCCGGTCTACGCGCGAGCGCTCGAAGGACGCGGCGTTCACGTCGTTACGGTCAACGACTATTTAGCGCGCCGCGACGCGGAGTGGATGGGGCCCGTCTACGAATTCCTCGGCCTGAAGGTGGGCGTGATTCAACACGGACTCGATTCGGCACAACGCCGTGCCGCGTATTCGTGCGACGTCACCTATGTGACCAACAACGAAGTTGGTTTCGATTATCTGCGCGACAACATGGCCTGGCAAGTCGAAGATCTCGTTCAGCGCGAGCTTTACTTTGCGCTCGTCGACGAAGTCGACTCGATCCTGGTTGACGAGGCGCGCACTCCACTGATCATCAGCGGACCGTCGCAAGAGTCGGGCGAGCTCTACGATAAGTTCGCGCAAATCATCCCGCGGCTGAAGAAGGGTGAAGACTACACTGTCGATGAGAAGGCGCATGCCGTTCCGATTACGGAAGCCGGCGTTGCGCGCGTCGAGAAGATGCTGGGCATTCAAAATCTCTACGAGCAACGGAATATCGAGCTGACGCATCAGCTCAACGCCGCGCTCAAAGCCTGGAACCTCTTCCACCGCGACCAGCAGTACATCGTCAAAGAAGGCGAAGTGATCATCGTCGACGAGTTTACCGGCCGTCTGATGTACGGCCGGCGTTACTCCGACGGCATTCACCAAGCGATCGAAGCGAAGGAAGGCATCAAGGTTCGCGGCGAGGACCAGACGCTGGCGACGATCACGTTCCAGAATCTTTTCAGACTGTACGACCACCTCGCCGGCATGACGGGCACGGCGAAGACCGAGGAGCGGGAGTTTCGCGACATTTACGGCCTCGACGTGGTCGTCGTTCCGACCAATATGCCGATGGTGCGCAAAGACGCCTCGGACATCGTTTACAAATCGGAGAAGGCGAAGTTCGACGCCGTCGTCAACGAAATCATCGCCGAGCATCAGAAAGGACGACCGGTGCTCGTCGGCACGCGTTCGATCGAAAAGAGCGAGCTGCTGGCCACGATGTTGCGGCGCAAAGGCGTCGAGTGCAACGTGCTCAATGCCAAGTACCACGAGCAAGAAGCCGAAATCATCAAAGATGCCGGGCAGACCGCGCAAGTGACGATCGCGACCAACATGGCCGGCCGCGGCACGGATATCAAACTCGGCGACGGCGTTGCACGCAACGGCGGCCTGCACATCATCGGCACGGAACGCCATGAATCGCGGCGCATTGATAACCAGCTGCGCGGACGTTCGGGCCGCCAGGGCGACCCCGGATCGTCGCGGTTCTACGTTTCGCTCGAAGACGAAGTGATGCGGCTCTTCGGCGGCGAGCGCATGACCAACATCATGGAGCGCGTCGGCTTCACCGACGAGCAGCCGATTGAATCGGGACTCGTCACCCGATCGATTCAGCGTGCTCAGGGCAAGGTGGAGAACCACAACTACGAGATTCGCAAACACGTCCTCGAGTACGACGACGTGATGAACAAGCAGCGCACGATTATTTATGCCGACCGGCGCGCAACGTTAGAAGGTAAGTTCGACTCGCGCACGTTCATGCTGCAGACGCTTCAAGCCAAAGTCGACGAGACGGTTGAGGAGAACGCGCCCGAGAACGCGCATCCCAGCGAATGGGACCTCGAGGAAATGATCAACGCGCTCGAGTTAATTTTTCCGATCAAGGGAGATTTGCGGGTCGAAGATCTTGCGGGAAAGGATCGTGAGGAGATTCGCCGCTTGCTGCGCGAACGCGCGCGTGAGGCGTACGAAGCCAAGGAGCGCGAAGTGACGCCGGAGATTCTGCGCGTCG
This Candidatus Eremiobacterota bacterium DNA region includes the following protein-coding sequences:
- a CDS encoding CofH family radical SAM protein — its product is MLSPDRLLIEIERKLDANAALSMDDGLALYRTRDIHTLGRLAREQKERKSGKKVFYVLNRYINSTNVCFAGCTFCSFAADEFKEPQRVFRMTPDQVFAKAVETGTNFNQLHIVGGHDPRQLSLDYWLPLMRRFKTALPHVQLSLFTAAEIEYMAKRHRLSFPALIASLKEAGLDNVNGGAAEIFGEETRAKICPHKVSTDNWLAIHEELHRQGIASNATMLYGHIESIEDRVDHLIRLRESQERSPGYNAFIPLAFHPDGNELSYCGWTTGLDDIRTFAVARLMLNNFDHIKAYWMIQGLKVCQVALHFGADDMDGTHGSTDEEMIYHSAGTSSGQYVDDREFRRLIEEAGYVPVRRNSTYDEFPCDWIPPAVSPERELASATVSS
- a CDS encoding menaquinone biosynthesis protein; translation: MTLRCGRIRYTNDLPVYAAFDRGAIEYPGSLHADTPARLNAMLLAGELDLSPISAFTWAANASDLVLLPDLCIGARDEVISVVLVSSVPPSSLHATPIFVSEESASGRNLLRVILERRYGIYPTYIDEAQPVDRALRGDPTLLIGDSAIDAIERFPAERIYDLGKLWHDWTGLQTVFAVWAARRDVYLRDYSAVRDCMRALTDAYTWSRSHSEDVIALAQRTIARPRGFYERYYGKLNFTLHTAAQDGLEAYCRELLAIGAIDVLPSFPEVVGAVAN
- the mqnC gene encoding dehypoxanthine futalosine cyclase; translation: MPSLTSLLDRAATGGRLSFEEGVRLYNDADLHELGAAAHARRMAMHSPEIVTYVIDTTINYTNVCNVHCSFCAFFRPEHHKEGYTMPHDRVLDRVKHAVDQGATQIMIQGGVNPELGIDWFETLFQRVRAEYPQADLHSLSVSEIVGLAHIEEISTREVLERLKAAGMKSLPGAGAEILVERVRKRISARKVKPHEWLGVMREAQLLGMPTTATMMFGSIETPAERIEHLHVLRELQDETGGFTAFIPWYYVPFKTPLRGKESTGLEYLRVLAISRLYLDNFAHLQASWLTPGLKMGQLALFYGCDDMGGTIIEEQVVHDAGSTNEATRRDIENIIVDAGFQPVVRDTYWNLRPEMALA
- the mnmA gene encoding tRNA 2-thiouridine(34) synthase MnmA, producing MAKERVIAAMSGGVDSAVAAGLLAENGYDVVGITMKMYAPSRPAHAKSCCGVDDFDDARRSAAVLGIAHYVLDFEEVFRRTVIERFANDYAGGRTPNPCVSCNNFVKLGSLVQYADRLGARYVATGHYARIDRRRDGPHLFRNEYAKDQAYALAQLAPVQLERLLLPLGEFDKATTRAHARRLGLPVHDKTESQDICFVEGGDYRTVLSRMRPEVAVTGEIVTTGGELVGEHSGIANYTVGQRARLPAARDGARYVTRINAANNTIVIGHEDELLSNELEAGEVNLIRPEQFIGREIPLRAMIRYRSAPAPAFATILDDGSLRLRFETPQRAITPGQLVALLDADSDEILGAATIRALSS
- a CDS encoding helix-turn-helix domain-containing protein, producing MPGASEALGERLRAAREARGLSLSDVAEQIRIRSLYLAAIEEENWNTVGAPVYVRGFLRTYARFLGMDPEEAVAAFNRNQPAYGSPQAGPGRQGAEPEGSLRRNSLLIWIAGVVAVLLIAFVVYNEVTLRRAPVAANVAASPVATTSPSVAAATPLPSPTAGARPSGPAGGANSLALVLLAPSWLRVTVDGSVSMEGTFPAGTAKTFHGKNALVRIGNAGGVEIYVDGKDVGKLGKPGDVVEHTFTL
- a CDS encoding YajQ family cyclic di-GMP-binding protein, with the translated sequence MASESSFDVVSRVDAQELDNALNQTRKEIENRFDFKHSKTQIDFDGKKITLISDDELKMRNVVDVLQSKAVRRGIDIKAFEFGALEPAAGSTVRQVVTLRSGIPKEQSRALLAHIKSLKLKVTAQYQDEQVRVAAKSKDDLQKVITALRSMEFELPLQFVNYR
- the rimO gene encoding 30S ribosomal protein S12 methylthiotransferase RimO, which encodes MRSVAFVSLGCAKNLVDTEVMIAKLGAAGWHLESQANRADTVVINTCAFIDPAKEESTHVILEHAAQKRPNQQLIVAGCLAQRYGAQLQSLVPEIDGVVGTGAYAGIVELLDDVEAGRRPVRLEMQPEPEHEFLPRLVTTPRATAYLKIAEGCDHPCTFCIIPALRGRFRSRSAESICAEARALVAGGAKELILIAQDTSMWGRDRGIRRAGLAQLLERLHDIDGLEWIRLLYLYPATVDRELIDAIAGLPKVCKYMDMPLQHAHPEVLRAMRRPSNGERYLEIIEEFRARVPQITMRSTFIVGFPGEREEHVEYLEAWIERAQLDRVGFFEYSAEEGTPAAELAGRTGLRRRRERLIRLREAQRHASEHARNKRCGSPVRVLVEESRRLRERDALQRELGAARAWYGRSQGEAPGVDGGVYFTGDAEIGEFADVRLDGSNAIDFFGRSLCAQPAAV
- a CDS encoding LCP family protein, whose amino-acid sequence is MIVRRIAQVVGLIVLAVGSAMAGYAIIEHRNPVTAFSQIFVPAPQQVFGKPNLLVLVEGLDYDYTPSDEEYSTNSRSDVIWAVNLDFANKRVDQLSIPRDMVATLPNGTQAKINQAQSDGGVNEAKKVIAQWLGIPEFDRYIVLRIDATKAFIGAVGGVNVDVKSSDCLRYHTGCSGDSLNYDDTWGHLHIHLKEGMQHLNGEQAVAYMRFRHDWCSDPCRIMRQQQVLHALIDKLKGDRFNTLIHLGDLLNVFRKYVQTDFSNSELISIASYYQGIPNSAIVSNQVPYTSDIDLPGYGDSLVPDTTARAHLVATMLVEPPVPIPSPDALALAAIPAATLRVDVENGSGVTGAAARMAATLRQRGFTIGAVGDAERSDYASTEIHEHSNVTFAGAKVRQALPGALRNAPVIGDSAATASPASTATVTSDVTVIVGSDFAKSS